In a genomic window of Paracoccaceae bacterium:
- a CDS encoding D-2-hydroxyacid dehydrogenase, whose product MQKNPTVMLHTDNPMSARDAIEAAHPDLSLLTCDSYSALPDMIEHHRPEVIFSVRFAGTPEFPSDAIIQSTTVRWVSVGGSGTDHLGTWDPAHLTVTNAAGVASDMMAEYTLGAMLHFSLDFDGFNKAKTARMWQAGSVTPIAGQRVLILGLGHTGVAVAARCKAMGLHVTGVRAHPAPTDAVDDVCAVSALPDLWEKADFVVICVPLLDSTRGMVDASAIKAMKPGAVVIDVSRGGVCDQIALAGALKQGHLKGAALDVFEVEPLPKDSPFWDLENVIVTPHCASVYEGWEMNSVAMFCENLTRYRNGKPLRNTVNPTRGY is encoded by the coding sequence ATGCAAAAAAACCCGACCGTGATGTTGCATACAGATAACCCGATGTCTGCGCGTGACGCTATCGAGGCCGCACATCCAGACCTGTCTTTGCTAACCTGTGACAGCTATTCTGCCCTGCCCGATATGATAGAGCACCATCGCCCCGAAGTCATTTTTTCGGTGCGCTTTGCCGGTACGCCCGAGTTTCCGAGCGACGCCATTATTCAAAGCACAACAGTGCGTTGGGTATCGGTTGGTGGGTCAGGCACCGATCATCTGGGCACCTGGGATCCCGCGCACCTAACGGTGACAAATGCAGCCGGTGTGGCTTCAGACATGATGGCGGAATATACGTTGGGTGCGATGTTGCACTTTTCACTGGATTTTGATGGATTCAACAAAGCCAAGACTGCGCGGATGTGGCAAGCTGGCAGCGTCACCCCGATAGCAGGCCAGCGGGTCTTGATCCTCGGGCTTGGTCACACCGGCGTCGCAGTCGCTGCGCGCTGCAAGGCCATGGGGCTGCACGTGACCGGCGTGCGCGCCCATCCTGCACCAACCGACGCGGTGGATGACGTGTGTGCTGTGAGCGCCCTCCCGGATCTCTGGGAAAAGGCGGATTTCGTTGTGATATGCGTGCCACTTCTGGACAGCACGCGTGGGATGGTCGATGCATCCGCGATCAAAGCGATGAAACCCGGTGCGGTCGTGATTGATGTTTCGCGAGGCGGTGTCTGCGATCAGATCGCATTGGCTGGTGCTCTTAAACAAGGTCATCTGAAAGGCGCTGCCTTGGATGTTTTTGAAGTTGAGCCGCTGCCCAAAGACAGCCCTTTCTGGGATCTGGAAAATGTGATTGTGACTCCGCATTGCGCGTCTGTCTATGAGGGTTGGGAGATGAACTCAGTTGCGATGTTTTGCGAAAACCTGACACGCTACCGAAACGGCAAGCCATTGCGGAACACTGTGAACCCGACAAGAGGTTACTAG
- a CDS encoding Asp/Glu racemase, whose translation MILDRSGARIGVLVPFTNCNLEPDMMALCPPGCTVHFARMGGYDVDEIPGSDQMAGLGASDISETLRLLSGVRPAIVLYGCTSATLTHGSRFDRDLAARMKTGSGAISITAAGALVAALRALDVTRVGFASPYLGEINDQAERFLRGAGIKVVQRADIGRILDNYGQGELTPDDVFDLALRADHTEAQAIVLSCTDMRSVEAIERIETALGKPVVTSNQAMVFEVMRALKCPRHDGLPGVLFDQL comes from the coding sequence ATGATTCTTGACCGATCGGGGGCTAGGATTGGCGTGCTGGTGCCCTTCACAAACTGTAATCTTGAACCTGACATGATGGCGCTTTGCCCGCCCGGATGCACGGTGCATTTTGCGCGGATGGGTGGGTATGATGTTGATGAAATACCCGGCTCCGACCAGATGGCAGGTCTGGGAGCCTCGGATATCTCAGAGACATTGCGCTTGTTGTCCGGTGTGCGACCAGCCATCGTTTTATACGGCTGTACCTCTGCCACGCTCACCCATGGCAGCAGGTTTGACCGGGATCTGGCCGCGCGCATGAAGACCGGCTCCGGGGCGATCTCCATTACCGCTGCGGGGGCGTTGGTGGCAGCCCTGCGGGCGCTTGATGTCACGCGCGTGGGTTTTGCTTCACCCTATCTGGGTGAAATCAACGATCAGGCGGAAAGGTTCTTGCGTGGCGCGGGCATAAAGGTTGTGCAGCGCGCCGATATTGGCCGCATCCTTGATAACTATGGGCAGGGCGAATTGACACCTGACGACGTTTTTGATCTCGCGCTGCGGGCGGATCACACGGAGGCGCAGGCCATCGTCTTGTCATGCACCGATATGCGGTCGGTTGAGGCCATTGAACGCATTGAAACGGCGCTTGGCAAACCCGTCGTGACCTCCAACCAGGCGATGGTTTTCGAGGTGATGCGTGCATTGAAATGCCCGCGTCATGATGGGTTGCCGGGTGTTCTATTCGATCAACTGTAA
- a CDS encoding histidinol-phosphate transaminase, with amino-acid sequence MIRPVPSVAAMASYALADLGDANAVSLAQNESAFPTSPAALEAGQAALARSPLYPDPDWQDLRMAIASVHGLATDSILCGAGSMELIGCLIRGFAGAGDEVVGSQYGYLFVATACQQAGARYVQALEPELTVSVDELLNAVTPATRIVFLCNPGNPTGTRILNSDILRLRASLPEAVLLVIDQAYGEFDDQDHRVLFQLVDHGNTLITRTFSKAYGLAAARVGWGCFPSLVADEVRKLLNPNNVTHFSQDMAAAAMRDQSHMLNVVHQTAQIRSRFVERLRGAGLSVPRSHTNFVLIKFAGAAAAAHANDALRNSGYLLRGMAGYGLPECLRATIGRADVMDKVAEILIKQQDETHDS; translated from the coding sequence ATGATCCGCCCGGTTCCAAGTGTTGCGGCTATGGCCAGCTATGCGCTGGCGGATCTTGGGGACGCAAATGCGGTATCCCTTGCGCAAAACGAAAGTGCATTTCCAACCAGCCCCGCGGCACTGGAGGCAGGGCAGGCGGCACTGGCCCGGTCCCCGCTTTATCCTGATCCGGACTGGCAGGACCTGCGCATGGCCATCGCATCCGTGCATGGGCTGGCCACAGACAGCATTTTATGCGGGGCGGGTTCGATGGAATTGATCGGATGCCTCATTCGGGGGTTCGCCGGGGCGGGGGATGAAGTAGTGGGCAGCCAATATGGATACCTTTTTGTGGCGACCGCCTGTCAGCAGGCGGGTGCCCGTTACGTCCAGGCGCTGGAACCAGAGTTGACTGTATCGGTGGATGAATTGCTCAACGCGGTTACCCCTGCCACGCGCATTGTGTTCCTGTGCAATCCCGGAAATCCAACGGGAACACGGATCCTGAACTCGGATATCCTGCGCCTGCGCGCTTCCTTGCCTGAAGCCGTTTTGCTGGTGATTGATCAGGCATATGGCGAGTTTGACGATCAGGATCACAGGGTTCTTTTCCAACTTGTCGACCATGGCAATACGTTGATCACCCGGACTTTCTCCAAAGCCTACGGGCTTGCCGCAGCCCGTGTCGGATGGGGATGTTTTCCATCCCTTGTTGCGGATGAGGTGCGCAAACTGCTGAACCCCAACAATGTCACGCACTTCAGTCAGGATATGGCGGCTGCTGCAATGCGTGATCAATCCCACATGTTAAATGTGGTGCATCAGACGGCACAGATCAGATCGCGTTTCGTCGAACGTCTGCGCGGCGCCGGTTTGAGCGTGCCCCGGAGCCATACCAATTTCGTCTTGATCAAATTCGCTGGTGCGGCGGCTGCTGCACATGCCAATGACGCCTTGCGCAACAGCGGCTATTTGCTGCGCGGCATGGCCGGTTATGGATTGCCCGAATGCCTGCGCGCCACCATCGGGCGCGCCGACGTTATGGACAAAGTCGCGGAAATTCTAATCAAACAGCAGGATGAAACCCATGATTCTTGA
- a CDS encoding hydantoinase B/oxoprolinase family protein: MTVISPARLQVMWNRLLAVVEEQGQTLIRAAFSPIVRECGDISAGIFDAQGQMLAQAVTGTPGHINTMAEAVKTLRTRFPAQSMKPGDVYMTNDPWLASGHLNDFLLMMPVFKAGHVIGYTSCTSHLVDLGGLGMGPEGSDIYDEGLLIPPCKLVDQGAVNALLMDIVRANSREPIANEGDIYALIACCEAGAARLVSMMDDYDLKDLEALSTYIIDTSRRGTLDAIAEVPPGVYCNEMTLDGYETPLTLKATLTVLPDQLHLDFAGTSGCSGKGINVPLNYAAAYSVFAMRCIIGPDIPNNAGSLDPFVVTGPPNCILNAQRPAPVAMRHTLGQMTPDLVLGCLHQALPGRVPAEGASCMYDLPMRHTADAIREGRRAFAVELVHNGGTGARPTSDGLSTTAFPSGVFGSQVEITEATAPVTIWRRELIPDSGGAGQFRGGLGQRIELTSSIDEPFLVFLSVERLNNPAAGRAGGCAGAAGRIRVQGRDKDIPGKCQLRVEPGERLIFDTPGGGGFGDPAHRDSTQLAEDLAGGIVSAAAAVRDYGRSS; this comes from the coding sequence ATGACCGTGATTTCTCCTGCCCGCTTGCAAGTCATGTGGAACCGACTGTTGGCGGTTGTCGAAGAACAGGGACAAACGCTGATCCGCGCGGCATTTTCGCCAATTGTACGTGAATGCGGTGACATTTCTGCGGGAATTTTCGATGCGCAGGGGCAGATGCTGGCACAGGCAGTGACCGGCACGCCGGGCCATATCAATACCATGGCGGAGGCGGTCAAGACCCTGCGCACACGGTTTCCCGCCCAGAGCATGAAGCCCGGTGATGTTTACATGACCAATGATCCCTGGCTGGCGTCAGGGCATCTGAACGATTTTCTGCTGATGATGCCCGTCTTCAAGGCCGGTCATGTCATTGGCTATACTTCTTGCACGTCGCATCTGGTGGATCTTGGCGGGTTAGGTATGGGGCCGGAAGGCTCTGACATCTATGATGAAGGCCTTTTGATCCCGCCGTGCAAATTGGTCGATCAGGGAGCGGTCAACGCCTTGCTGATGGATATCGTGCGCGCCAATTCCCGCGAACCGATCGCGAATGAGGGCGACATTTATGCGCTGATTGCCTGTTGTGAAGCGGGTGCCGCGCGGCTGGTATCCATGATGGATGACTATGACCTGAAGGATCTGGAGGCGCTGTCGACCTATATCATCGACACGTCCCGGCGCGGCACGCTTGACGCCATCGCCGAGGTGCCGCCCGGCGTTTACTGCAACGAAATGACGCTGGACGGGTATGAAACGCCACTCACGCTGAAGGCCACGTTGACCGTCCTGCCGGACCAATTGCATTTGGATTTTGCGGGCACATCGGGGTGTTCTGGTAAGGGCATCAATGTGCCCTTGAACTATGCAGCGGCATACTCTGTGTTTGCGATGCGCTGCATCATCGGCCCGGACATTCCCAACAATGCAGGATCGCTTGATCCGTTTGTGGTGACAGGACCGCCAAACTGCATCCTGAATGCACAACGTCCGGCACCCGTGGCCATGCGCCACACACTGGGACAAATGACGCCGGATCTGGTTCTGGGGTGTTTGCATCAGGCGTTGCCTGGGCGCGTTCCAGCCGAGGGCGCATCCTGCATGTATGATCTGCCAATGCGGCATACAGCTGATGCGATCCGCGAAGGTCGGCGTGCCTTTGCGGTCGAGCTTGTCCACAACGGGGGCACGGGAGCCAGGCCCACATCGGATGGGTTGTCCACAACGGCTTTCCCATCCGGGGTTTTTGGCAGTCAGGTCGAAATCACTGAAGCGACCGCTCCGGTAACAATCTGGCGGCGCGAATTGATACCAGATTCCGGGGGTGCAGGGCAGTTCCGCGGTGGTTTGGGCCAAAGGATCGAATTGACCTCCTCCATTGATGAGCCGTTTTTGGTGTTCTTGTCAGTGGAACGGCTGAACAACCCGGCGGCGGGGCGTGCGGGGGGCTGTGCCGGCGCCGCAGGGCGCATCCGTGTGCAGGGCCGCGACAAGGACATTCCGGGAAAGTGCCAGTTGCGGGTGGAACCCGGGGAGCGCCTGATCTTTGACACCCCCGGCGGTGGCGGGTTTGGTGATCCGGCGCATCGTGACTCGACGCAGTTGGCGGAGGATCTGGCCGGCGGCATTGTCAGCGCTGCGGCTGCAGTCCGCGACTATGGGCGATCGTCATGA